The genomic window ATGGCGACGGCACTTGGCTATCACGTCGAAGAGTGCGAGCAGAACCAGGTGCGCCAGCTCCGGATCACCGGCCAGGGCATCGCGGAGCTGGGAACGGCGATCATCCGGGACTTCTATGGAATCCATCCGGCAGCCCGGATACCGATGGTGACGGTGGGCTTCAGGTGGGATCCCGAGGCGCATTGGAACTAGTGTAGGGCGCCAGAAATACCTGTAACGCCAATACAGCTCGTCGCATCCAGGCGGCAGGTGAGAACTTTGGCGCAAGTGGGGCGAGTTGATCTAACTGTGGAGCAATTCAGACGCCTTGAGGAAATGGCGCCGAGCCGGACCTTGCCTGCGCGCAGCGTCCTTCGGGCCAAGATTGTTCTTCATCGAGCTTCTGGCGAGTCCTTTCGTGACATCGGCCAGGCTTTGGGCTGTGATCATCGGACTGCTTGGCAATGCCTCAAGCGATGGGAGGAAGCGGGCTTCGATGGCCTCGAGAGGGAACGCCCAGGTCGAGGCCGGAAGTCTTGGGTGATTGCTTTGAAGGGGCAAGAGGTGCTCCATAAGACGACGCAGGAACAGCCCGTCAATGCCACGCACTGGAGCCGGGCCTCCATGGCGCAGGCCACCGGGGTGAGCGAGAGCACGGTGGGACGCATTTGGCGTCAGAATGGCCTCAAGCCGCACCGCACCGTTGGTTTCAAGTTAAGCAACGATCCTCATTTCGAAGAGAAGTTGGTGGACATCGTGGCCCTGTATCTGGACCCTCCGGAGCATGCCATCGTGCTGAGCGTAGATGAGAAGAGCCAGATTCAGGCCCTGGACCGGACTCAGCCTGGCCTACCGATGAAGAAGGGTCGCTGCGGCACCATGACGCACGACTACAAGCGCAATGGAACGACCACCCTCTTTGCGGCCATGAACACGCTGGATGGTACGGTGATCTCGGCCACGATGCCACGTCATCGCCATGAGGAGTGGCTGAAGTTCCTCAAGCGGCTTGAGCGGGGTACGTCGAAGCGACTCGCTCTGCACATCATTTGCGACAACTACGCCACCCACAAACATCCGGCGGTCAAAAGCTGGTTGAAAGGCCATTCGAGGGTCCACGTTCACTTCACCCCCACCAGTTCATCGTGGTTGAACATGGTGGAGCGATTTTTCCGGGACATCACGGAGAACCGCATCCGAAGGGGTATTTTCAGATCCGTCCCGGAACTCGAAGCAGCGATCCACACCTATATCGCGAGACACAATGCCGCTCCGAAACCATTTGTTTGGACCGCGTCCGCGAACGATATCCTCGCCAAGGTGACACGAGCACGGCAGGCCCTCGCGGCCATTCGGACGGCCTCTGCCAAGGGTTGACGGCGAACCTGCCTTTTTCTTTTCCTCGGTATCCTCGGCCTCCTCGGCGCCTCGGCGATGGCTTTCTCAAGTATCAGTCGGCGCAAAGATTACATGCGCCGAAGCACCCGTCGAAAAACCCATCGCCGAGGCGCCGAGGAGGCCGAGGATACCGAGGAAAGAATTCTGGCCTGAACGTCCCGGCGTGATTGAGCGCACTCCTGACCCGAAGGAGGAAGTCATGGGTCGGCATTGGGGCGAAGATTGGGGCGACAACTATCCCCATCGAGATATCACCGAAGCCATCATCCTCGCTGCCATCAGGGTGCAGATAGTTCTGGGGCCTGGACTCCTGGAAAATGCCTACAAGGCTTGCCTCGCCCATGAACTCAGGTTGGCCGGACACGAGGCCCTACGCGAGGTTCACCTCGACATCACCTACAAGGAATTGTGCGTCGAGAATGCCTACATCATGGATATCGTGGTGGACCACAAGGTGGTCGTCGAGGCGAAGGCCATTGCGAAGTTTTCGGATGCCGACTTCGCCCAACTGAATAGTTGCCTCCACTTTGCAAATTTCGAAGTGGGCCTGCTGATCAATTTTCATAACTGGCCCCTCAAGGACGGGGGCATCAAGCGACTCGTCAACACCAAGCCCTGAACTGGACCCGAGGCGAAGGGGGGGGGACAAGGTGTTACCTGTTCTTCTGGCGGCCAACACTAGGGTGTGTTTCCAGCCGAGGATTCGCAGCAAAGGCAGGGATCTGCCTGACCGATCTCATCCCCTATTATCCCCGTCCATGGACGGGAATGGAAAGGGATGAAAGCCTCTTTGGCTGGATCCGAAGCCTCGTCTGAATGCAGGCCAAGGCCACCATGCGCTCCCACATCTCCTCCGTGAGAAAGCTGCGCGCCATCCCTGCAAGGTGGCGTCACGACTGGAGTGGCTCCCTCTGGACTTGGACTGCAAACAGGCCCTGGACCCGACGCGGCGCCCGGCCTGGCCCCGGGAGGGTCGAGGCGGACACAGCGGCAGATCCTGCTACCACTTGTTCACGACTTCCAGGTACACCAGCGTCTGATTCAGCAGCTGGTATCCGATCTCCCCGAAGGTGACGGGTCCCGTGAGCTCGCCCGTTCTGCGGCCTTCCAGCTTGCCGAACAGGTAGTTGAGGATGCAGTTGCACGAGAAGCGGGGGGCGGCCTGGAGGCCCGCGACCAGGGCGTTGAGCTCCTGGACGTAGTCGCCGACGGGGGCCGCGTGCCGGTAGTCCACTCCGGTGAAGACCGGGGCGTAGAAATGCACCACGCCGGGCTCCACCGACTGGAAGGAGGTGTTGACCCGGGCGCCGTTGTAGTCCGCCACCAGGGGGCGGGCGAGGTCGAGCTTCTGCTCGGCGACGTACTCGGCGAAGTTGGCGGGCTGACCGTTGACCAGGCAATCCGCGGCGGTGAAGCCGTCCTTCGGGAAGGTCAGCACGTCCCCGTCGCCCGGGTGGAAGAGGTTGAGGATGCGGATCATGGCCAGCTGGCGCGCCGGCAAAGGCACGTGCAGGGCGACCGCCATGGCGTCGGACACCTTCCCCGTCCGGCCGTTGACCACCTTGGGCGTGACCTTGCCCAGGTCGTCCAGGTGCACGCCGGCGATCCAGCCGACGATGGGGGTCATGAACATGCCGGGGTATTCGTCGGCACCGGAGGCGTACTCCCGGTGCAGGTCGCTGAGGGCGGGGATGATCACGAGGGTGAACCCGTTCTCCGGACCTTCCCCGGCGATGCGCTGAAGACCCGCCCGGTCGTATTCCACCAGGGTGGCGGCGGAACCGGCTTCGGCCAGTTCGGTCACGTGCACGAGTTCCCGGGACATCAGCCCGCCTTCCTCCCCGACGAAGTAGGGAGTGGTTCCGCCGATCCAGTTGCCGGGGGGAAGCTGCCGGAGCACGGCCTCGTCGGCGGCAAGGGCGAGGAAGCGGCCGGTCTTGATCAGGGCTTCGGCTTCGGTGCGGGAATACATGGCGCTTGTCATGGGGGTTCCTAGAGGGAGCGGAGTTCGTTGGCGAGGGAGCCCTGGTACTTGACGAAGAAGGCGTGGACCTCCTCCGCCGCGGAGGCCACGTCGGCCTCGGTGTGGGGGCCCAGGGTTCGCCTCTGCATGCGCTTGAGCAGCATCTGGAGGCCGAGCATCTCGGTCTGGAGGGGGCGTTGGCCGGTCACCAGTTGGCGCCAGCAGGGGCTGGATTTTGCGGGGATCAAGGGGGCTCCTTGGGAGAAGGGCTAGTCGACGTCCAGGAACTTCACGCGCATTTCCTTGCCTGAGATGACCTTCAGGGAATTCCCGCCGCAGGAGGGACACCCGCCGCGAATCGAACCCACCGGCACGATGCGCAGGCAGTCCGAACATTCCGCCCTGCCCTCGGGTTCCTCGATCTCCAGTTCCGCCCCCTCCGCCACGGTGCCGCAGGCGCTCACGTCGAAGGCGAAGCGCAGGGCCTCCGGCTCCACCCCGGCCAGCCGGCCGATTTCCAGCACGACCCTGGAGACCCGGGTGAAGCCCTGGGCGCGGGCTTCGCCGCGGATGATCTCCAGCATCCCGGCCATGAGGGCGAGTTCGTGCATCCTACCGGTCCGTGCAGGAGTAGCAGGGATCGATGGAGCCCTGGATCAGGGGGACGTCGGCCAGGGCCGCGCCCTTGAGCATGGGCACCACGGTGGGGATGTTGAGGAAGGTCGGGGTGCGCACCTTCACCCGCACCGGAAGGTCGGTGCCGTCCGAGGCGACGTAGTAGAACACCTCGCCCCGGGGGGCCTCGATGCGCATGACGGCTTCGCCGGGGGCCACGGCGTAGAGGTCGCCCTGGTGGATGGGGCCCGCGGGCATGCGCTCCAGGGCCTGCTCCACGATGGAGCAGCTGGCCAGGAGCTCCCGGGCGCGCACCACGACCCGGTCCAGGACGTCCCCGCCCCGGCCCACGGGCACTTCGAAGTCCAGCTGGCCGTAGACCAGGTACGGCGCGTCCCGGCGCAGATCCTGGTCCACCCCGGAGGCCCGGGCCACGGGACCCACGGCGCCGTGATTCCGGGCATCCTCCAGGGTCAGGCGGCCCACCCCCGCGCACCTCGCGGCCACGGTGCGGTCCGTGGTGAAGACGGGCACGAGGGTCTCCAGGAGGCCGGCCCGGATCTCGCGGATGCCGGCCAGGATCGCGGATTCGCAGTCGAGGTCGCGGTTCACCCCGCCGATGCGGTTCATGGAATAGTTCACCCGGTTGCCCGAGATGAGCTCCAGCAGGTCCATGACGCGCTCGCGGAGCTGGAAGCAGGTCATGAATAGCGTGTGGAAGCCGGTGAGCTCCGCGGCGACGCCGGCCCACAGGATGTGGGAGTGGATCCGCTCCAGCTCGGCCATGACCACCCGGATGTGCTGGGCGCGGGCAGGCACCTCCACGCCGCCGATGCGTTCCAGCGCCAGGCAGAAGGTCATGGAGTGCACGTTGGAGCAGATGCCGCACACCCGCTCCATGAGCGCGATGCTCTGGGTGATGTTCTTGTGCTCGGCCAGCCACTCGATGCCGCGGAAGTTGTAGCCCACGGTGAGCCGGGCGCCGGCGACGTTCTCGCCCTCGCACTCCACTTCGATCTTGTAGGGCTCTTCCAGGGCCAGGTGGTAGGGCCCGACGGGGATGCGGTACGTCATGAGGTCCTCCCGGCGAGCAGCACGCCGGGGGCGTCCCCGTCGCGAAGCATCAAAGGCGGCGTGCTCTCCCGTCCGGAGAAGGTCACCGCGTAGTAGTCCCGTGCCTCCCGCTCGGCCCAGTCCGTGCAGGGCCACAGGCCCCCCAGGCTGGGGATGGGCTCGCCCGGCGCCGCGGTGGCCTGGAGGGAAAGGAGCGTCCCCTGGACGTCCCAGTGCCACGAGAGGCGGAGCCCGCCATCCACCGGGCGCACCAGGAGGGAGGCGAAGCGGGCCCCCCCGGCCTTCAGGACCCCGGCCGCGGCCACCACCTGATCCAGGGTCAGGGTCCGCCACCAGCCGTCGGACCGGTGGACCCAGTCCCCGCCGCAGCGTTCTCGAATGCCCTGCGTCTTCATCGTTCGCCTCCGTTGGACTGCTTCATGGCCAGGGCGAGGCGCTTGCGGCGGCACCGCACGCACAGGCCCAGGAGCTCCCGGGTCTCCCCGGCGGGCGCCTGGAAGGCCTTGCCGATCCATTCCTCGGTGATGTGCCGGTTGGGCTCCCCGCATTCCGGGCACGCCGGGAAGGCCACGGTGGCCGAAACCGCCAGGGCCCCGGGCGCCGTGTAGCAGGGAACCGCCGCGGGCTCCATGGAGAGGGCCGAACCCGGGCAATGGTCCTCGCAGCGCCCGCAGAAGCTGCAGCGGCCGGGGTCGTAGGACCATTCGTAGGCGCCCTGCCGTTCCGCCCCGGTGATGGCCCCGCCGACGCACACGTACGAGCAGATGCCGCAGGCGAGGCAGCGGCCGGAATCGATGCGCACCCGGCCCCGCAGCCCGGGCGGGGGCGGCACATCGGCGGGAAAGCGCAGGGAGGCGGGCCCCTTCGCGAGGTTTCCGGCCATGCGGCGCAGGATGTGGTACATCAGAGCCTCCCGTGGCGGATGGCCAGGGCCGCGAACACGGACGCGGCCGCGGCCAGGGCGGCCCAGGTCCACAGGAACCGGGCGGCCTGGTTGATCTTGAGGCGGGCGGTGGCGGCCGCCAGGGTTCCCAGGAGGGGGACCACGGCGAGGGACACCAGCACGAAGGCGACGCCCCGCCCGGGAACGGCCAGCGAGGCTACCAATCCGGCGAGGACCACCCACTCCAGCCCGTGGGCCAGTTCCCACAGGGCCAGGCGGGGACCGTCGAACTCGGTGAGGGGCCCGGCGAGGATCTCCTGTTCGGCGTTGGCCACCGAGAAGGGGTTCAGCCGCAGCTTCACGGGCAGGCAGCACAGGAGGGCCGCCAGCGCGGGGCCCCGCACGAGCCAGGGCGCCCCGCCGGCCACCTGGGCCAGCTGCAGGCTGCCGGAGGCGGTGGCCAGGGCCAGGAGGGCGGCCAGGAACGGCACGTTCACGCTGATGCCCAGGACGGCCTCGCGCACGGCGCCCACCTCCCCGTACACCGACCGGGAGGCGAAGCCCGCCAGGACGGCGCACAGGGGCGCCAATTCCAGCAGCCCCACGAAGAGGATCAGGTCCCCGGTGAAGCCCCCCGTCCACACCGGCAGCAGGGCCAGGGCGCCCAGGGTCGCGCCCACGGCCAGGAGGGGCAGCAGGGTGAGCAGGAAGGGCTCGGCCCGGGGCACGGGGGCCTTGGCCAGGAGCTTGACGAAATCGTAGAAGCCCTGGGTGAGCGGCGGGCCGATGCGGCCCTGCAGCCGCGCCACGACCTTGCGCTCGCTGGCCTGCATGAGCCAGCCCATGGGGACGGCGTACAGGACCCCGGGGAACACCAGCAGGGCCAGGAGGAGACGGGTCGGCGTCATACGGCCTCCTTCCGGGCCACCAGGAGTTCGATGGCCTCCGCGATGCCCTGCACCACGGCGCCGGGCCGGGGCGGGCAGCCCGGAATGTAGAGGTCCACGGGGACGATGCGGTCCAGGGGGCCGTCGATCATGGGGCTCCCGGCGAAGACGTTGCCCGAGGCCGGACAGGACCCGATGGCCACCACCACCTTGGGGTCGGGAATCTGGGCGTGGATGGTGGCCAGGGCCTCCCGGGTGGTGCGGGTGACCGGGCCCGTGACGCAGAGGATGTCGGCGTGGCGGGGGCTGCCTTCCAGGCGGATGCCCAGCTGCTCCACGTCGTAGCGCGGCGTGAGGCAGGCCACCAGCTCGATGTCGCAGCCGTTGCAGGCGCCGGCGTTGAAGTGGAAGAGCCAGGCCGATTTGCGCCGGGCCCGGTCCACCAGGCGGAGCACGAGGGGTTCTAGAACGCCCATGGCATCCTCCCGCTGAAGCCGAGGACGAGCAGGAGGCCCGCCAGCACGATGATCACGAACCGGGGCGCCGCCGGGCACCCCGGAGCGGGCTCCGTGGATTCCCCGCCCCACCAGAACCGGGCGATGGCCCGGGCGTACACCGCCACGGACAGCATGGTCACCGCCAGCAGCGAGGCCAGCAGGGCCGGATGCCCCGCCGAGGCGCTGAAGAGCCGCCAGTGGGCGGCGAAGCCCAGGGTCGGCGGCACGCCCACCACGGCCAGCGCCCCCACCAGGAAGCCCGCGGCGGGCAGCGGGTGCCGCGCGGCCAGGCCGCGGGGCCCCTCCAGGGAGACGCCCGCCGCCTCGGGCACGGAGATGGCGACGAACAGGAGCGCCTTGGCCAGGGCGTGCACCGCCCCCCCCAGGACCGCGCCCCGCAGGCCCAGCGGCCCGCCCAGGGCCACGGCCAGGGTGATCAGGCCCATGTCCACGATGGTCGAATAGGCGAGGAACCGCTTCAGGTTGTCCGTGCCCAGGGCCAGGAAGGCCCCGGCCACCGCCGACAGGAGGCCGAAGGCGATCCAGGGCGCGCCCGTGAAGAGCCCCGGCTGGGCCAGGAGCTCGGCGAGGGCCGCCACGTCCACCACGGCGATGACGAGGCCCGTCACCAGCGCCGGAGCCCTCTCGGCCACCCGGGTGAGCCAGAGGGACAGGGGCACCAGGCCCACCTTGATGCCCAGGCCGGGCAGGAGGAGCGCCATGGCCAGGCGGGGATGGCCGTGTTCGGCGGCCAGGGCGCCGCCCAGGGTGCCCAGCGCGGAAAGGACGATCGCGGCCAGGTAGGCCCGGGACCCCTCCTTGCGCGTCAGGGCGAGGAGGGCCGCCACGGCCGCCGCCTCCAGGAGGACGCCCCGCAAAAGCCCGTGGGCCAGAAGCAGGCCGGCCAGGGCCAGGGCGCCTGAGGCCAGGAAGTGCGGCAAACGCTTGAGGCCCGTGGCCACGGTCAACCCCACCCAGGCCAGGCCCACGGAGGCCGCCAGGAGCCCCGGGACGGGGAGTTCCGGAACCGCGGCCGGACCGGTGGGCAGGAACCCGGCGAAGGCCCCCAGGGCCGCGCAGAAGGCCGCCAGCAGCACGGGCGCGTTGCCCTCGGCGAGGCGGGAGAGGGCGTCGAGCCGTGCCCCGAGGCGGTTCAGGCCGTGCCA from Geothrix sp. 21YS21S-2 includes these protein-coding regions:
- a CDS encoding 4Fe-4S dicluster domain-containing protein; this encodes MYHILRRMAGNLAKGPASLRFPADVPPPPGLRGRVRIDSGRCLACGICSYVCVGGAITGAERQGAYEWSYDPGRCSFCGRCEDHCPGSALSMEPAAVPCYTAPGALAVSATVAFPACPECGEPNRHITEEWIGKAFQAPAGETRELLGLCVRCRRKRLALAMKQSNGGER
- a CDS encoding NADH-quinone oxidoreductase subunit B family protein; this translates as MGVLEPLVLRLVDRARRKSAWLFHFNAGACNGCDIELVACLTPRYDVEQLGIRLEGSPRHADILCVTGPVTRTTREALATIHAQIPDPKVVVAIGSCPASGNVFAGSPMIDGPLDRIVPVDLYIPGCPPRPGAVVQGIAEAIELLVARKEAV
- a CDS encoding respiratory chain complex I subunit 1 family protein, producing the protein MTPTRLLLALLVFPGVLYAVPMGWLMQASERKVVARLQGRIGPPLTQGFYDFVKLLAKAPVPRAEPFLLTLLPLLAVGATLGALALLPVWTGGFTGDLILFVGLLELAPLCAVLAGFASRSVYGEVGAVREAVLGISVNVPFLAALLALATASGSLQLAQVAGGAPWLVRGPALAALLCCLPVKLRLNPFSVANAEQEILAGPLTEFDGPRLALWELAHGLEWVVLAGLVASLAVPGRGVAFVLVSLAVVPLLGTLAAATARLKINQAARFLWTWAALAAAASVFAALAIRHGRL
- a CDS encoding IS630 family transposase, with translation MAPSRTLPARSVLRAKIVLHRASGESFRDIGQALGCDHRTAWQCLKRWEEAGFDGLERERPGRGRKSWVIALKGQEVLHKTTQEQPVNATHWSRASMAQATGVSESTVGRIWRQNGLKPHRTVGFKLSNDPHFEEKLVDIVALYLDPPEHAIVLSVDEKSQIQALDRTQPGLPMKKGRCGTMTHDYKRNGTTTLFAAMNTLDGTVISATMPRHRHEEWLKFLKRLERGTSKRLALHIICDNYATHKHPAVKSWLKGHSRVHVHFTPTSSSWLNMVERFFRDITENRIRRGIFRSVPELEAAIHTYIARHNAAPKPFVWTASANDILAKVTRARQALAAIRTASAKG
- the hypA gene encoding hydrogenase maturation nickel metallochaperone HypA, translating into MHELALMAGMLEIIRGEARAQGFTRVSRVVLEIGRLAGVEPEALRFAFDVSACGTVAEGAELEIEEPEGRAECSDCLRIVPVGSIRGGCPSCGGNSLKVISGKEMRVKFLDVD
- a CDS encoding GxxExxY protein, which gives rise to MGRHWGEDWGDNYPHRDITEAIILAAIRVQIVLGPGLLENAYKACLAHELRLAGHEALREVHLDITYKELCVENAYIMDIVVDHKVVVEAKAIAKFSDADFAQLNSCLHFANFEVGLLINFHNWPLKDGGIKRLVNTKP
- a CDS encoding NADH-quinone oxidoreductase subunit C, yielding MKTQGIRERCGGDWVHRSDGWWRTLTLDQVVAAAGVLKAGGARFASLLVRPVDGGLRLSWHWDVQGTLLSLQATAAPGEPIPSLGGLWPCTDWAEREARDYYAVTFSGRESTPPLMLRDGDAPGVLLAGRTS
- a CDS encoding nickel-dependent hydrogenase large subunit, which codes for MTYRIPVGPYHLALEEPYKIEVECEGENVAGARLTVGYNFRGIEWLAEHKNITQSIALMERVCGICSNVHSMTFCLALERIGGVEVPARAQHIRVVMAELERIHSHILWAGVAAELTGFHTLFMTCFQLRERVMDLLELISGNRVNYSMNRIGGVNRDLDCESAILAGIREIRAGLLETLVPVFTTDRTVAARCAGVGRLTLEDARNHGAVGPVARASGVDQDLRRDAPYLVYGQLDFEVPVGRGGDVLDRVVVRARELLASCSIVEQALERMPAGPIHQGDLYAVAPGEAVMRIEAPRGEVFYYVASDGTDLPVRVKVRTPTFLNIPTVVPMLKGAALADVPLIQGSIDPCYSCTDR